From a region of the Mucilaginibacter auburnensis genome:
- the prmA gene encoding 50S ribosomal protein L11 methyltransferase, whose translation MNYYELSFAVEDEDGYRRDLLINALGDMGFDTFEETENGFNAYIPVDNFNEEQLIAILNPFYDEFPLSYTVKLIEQQNWNEVWESNFEPISIGDEIYVRATFHQPRPEFKYEIVIDPKMAFGTGHHQTTAMVLQFILENDFAGKNVLDMGCGTGILAIMAAKLNAKHVTAIDYDPICYESTLENAALNAVNNITALCGSKEVIPDEQYDTILANINRNILLDQMERYAEVLKPGGEIYFSGFYETPDLEIITKAAGQYGLKYIAHKKDKDWVAAKFIK comes from the coding sequence ATGAATTACTACGAATTATCATTCGCTGTTGAAGATGAAGATGGCTACCGCCGCGATCTGTTAATAAACGCGTTAGGCGATATGGGCTTTGACACCTTTGAAGAAACAGAAAATGGTTTTAACGCTTACATACCCGTTGATAATTTTAATGAGGAACAATTAATAGCCATATTAAATCCGTTTTATGACGAATTCCCATTGAGCTATACAGTTAAATTAATTGAACAACAAAACTGGAACGAGGTATGGGAAAGCAATTTTGAACCCATCTCCATTGGCGATGAGATCTACGTGCGGGCTACGTTCCACCAGCCGCGCCCGGAGTTTAAATACGAGATCGTTATTGACCCTAAAATGGCCTTCGGCACAGGGCATCATCAAACTACAGCTATGGTGCTGCAGTTTATACTGGAGAATGATTTTGCCGGGAAGAATGTGTTGGACATGGGCTGCGGCACAGGCATTTTAGCCATCATGGCTGCAAAGCTAAACGCTAAACATGTAACCGCCATAGATTACGACCCGATATGTTATGAAAGCACTTTAGAAAATGCAGCACTTAACGCGGTAAATAATATTACCGCATTATGCGGCTCAAAAGAGGTTATTCCTGATGAGCAGTATGACACCATCCTGGCTAACATTAACCGCAATATTCTGCTTGACCAGATGGAGCGCTACGCTGAGGTTTTAAAACCTGGTGGCGAGATCTACTTCAGTGGGTTTTATGAAACGCCTGATCTGGAAATCATAACAAAAGCTGCCGGCCAATATGGGCTGAAATATATTGCTCATAAAAAGGATAAGGATTGGGTGGCCGCCAAATTTATAAAATAG
- a CDS encoding universal stress protein, with amino-acid sequence MKTYLVPIDFSDVAINTAEFAAALSHQTKVEHIILLNAYYVSEYETLLPNPDMVLLREQDIEDEAADRIAKLQKIKADLLKKVRDGVEISVRLSRSHLLRGVVETVAKMDVDLVILGSHGNSSDTNSDIGSHVVKIAKACPVPVVVVPPGYKFDGIQKVVVACDFKKVKETAPVEGLKQLLERTGSELLAVNVGKDAQLEGADAENMAKETELYSMLKEHHPKYYYINSPDVMNGILEFATQHDARLVIALPRKYSFFQSLMHNSISQKLAENALVPVLLMK; translated from the coding sequence ATGAAGACCTATCTTGTACCCATAGATTTTTCGGATGTAGCCATTAACACCGCTGAGTTTGCTGCTGCGTTGAGTCATCAAACCAAGGTTGAGCATATCATTTTGCTTAACGCTTACTATGTTTCTGAGTACGAAACCTTACTGCCTAACCCTGATATGGTTTTGCTCCGCGAACAGGATATTGAGGATGAGGCAGCTGACAGGATAGCAAAGCTGCAAAAAATAAAGGCTGATCTGCTGAAAAAGGTTAGAGATGGTGTAGAGATATCTGTTAGGTTAAGCCGTTCGCATCTATTAAGGGGAGTTGTTGAGACCGTGGCGAAAATGGATGTTGATCTGGTAATATTGGGCAGTCACGGTAACAGTAGTGATACCAATTCAGACATTGGCAGCCATGTGGTTAAAATAGCCAAAGCTTGCCCGGTGCCTGTGGTGGTGGTTCCTCCCGGATATAAGTTTGATGGTATACAGAAGGTAGTTGTAGCGTGCGATTTTAAAAAAGTTAAAGAAACCGCGCCTGTAGAAGGCTTGAAGCAATTATTGGAACGTACCGGCAGCGAATTATTAGCTGTAAACGTTGGTAAAGATGCGCAACTGGAAGGTGCCGATGCCGAAAACATGGCAAAAGAAACCGAGCTTTATAGTATGCTTAAAGAGCACCATCCTAAATATTATTATATTAATAGCCCCGATGTAATGAACGGTATTTTGGAGTTTGCTACACAGCACGATGCCCGTTTGGTAATAGCACTTCCGCGTAAATACAGCTTTTTCCAATCGCTGATGCATAACAGTATTTCTCAAAAGCTTGCCGAAAATGCCTTAGTGCCGGTGTTATTAATGAAATAA
- a CDS encoding UDP-N-acetylmuramate--L-alanine ligase produces the protein MRVHFIAIGGAAMHNLAIALHKKGFTVSGSDDVLFEPSVSRLKKHGILPEANGWYPEKVTANLDAVILGMHARIDNPELLKAQELGLKVYSYPEYVYQQSKDKQRIVIGGSHGKTTITSMILHALQAAGKDFDYLVGAQLEGFDTMVKLTPEAPVIVIEGDEYLASPIDRRPKFHLYKANVGIISGIAWDHINVFPTFQSYIDQFKIFIDTIQPGGRLIYSQTDEVLNKVVEEDASTVDKLPYTLPEYKIADGVTTIIHEGKEYPLQVFGEHNLLNMQAARLACESQGISASEFYSYITTFKGAARRLELVGKSDTAAVFKDFAHSPSKLEATIHAVKTQFPDRKLIACIELHTFSSLNKEFLAEYAGTMDEADEAIVFIDKKTFEQKKMEPYPAETVEAAFARNVKFFNEPQLLNSYLQNYKLLKANLLMMSSGNFGGIDLVNLKNKLL, from the coding sequence ATGAGGGTACACTTTATAGCAATTGGTGGCGCAGCTATGCACAATCTGGCCATCGCACTACATAAAAAAGGTTTTACGGTTTCAGGATCGGATGACGTGTTGTTTGAACCATCGGTTTCGCGTTTGAAAAAACATGGTATTTTACCAGAGGCTAATGGCTGGTATCCTGAAAAGGTCACTGCCAACCTGGACGCTGTTATTTTAGGCATGCATGCCCGTATTGACAATCCCGAACTGTTAAAGGCGCAAGAGTTAGGATTAAAAGTGTACTCTTATCCCGAATACGTTTACCAGCAATCAAAAGATAAACAACGTATTGTTATAGGCGGTAGTCACGGCAAAACTACCATTACTTCCATGATATTACATGCGTTGCAGGCAGCCGGTAAAGATTTTGACTATTTAGTTGGCGCCCAATTAGAGGGCTTTGATACCATGGTGAAGCTAACGCCCGAAGCGCCGGTTATTGTTATTGAAGGTGATGAATATCTGGCTTCGCCGATTGACCGCAGGCCCAAGTTTCACTTGTATAAAGCCAATGTCGGCATAATTAGCGGCATAGCGTGGGATCATATTAACGTTTTTCCAACCTTTCAAAGCTATATTGACCAGTTTAAAATATTTATTGATACCATACAGCCAGGCGGCAGATTGATCTACAGCCAAACTGATGAGGTTTTGAATAAGGTCGTAGAGGAAGATGCCAGCACGGTTGACAAACTGCCTTACACTTTGCCTGAATATAAAATTGCAGATGGCGTAACCACCATTATACATGAGGGTAAAGAATATCCCTTACAGGTTTTCGGCGAACACAACCTGCTTAACATGCAGGCTGCCCGCCTGGCTTGTGAAAGTCAGGGAATTAGTGCATCTGAATTTTACAGTTACATAACTACTTTTAAAGGCGCGGCACGAAGGTTAGAACTGGTAGGTAAAAGTGACACTGCCGCTGTATTTAAAGACTTTGCTCACTCGCCTTCAAAGCTGGAGGCTACCATACACGCTGTTAAAACCCAATTTCCAGACAGGAAACTAATTGCCTGTATTGAACTGCATACGTTCAGTAGCCTGAATAAAGAGTTTTTGGCAGAATATGCCGGCACAATGGACGAGGCAGATGAGGCTATTGTATTTATTGATAAAAAAACGTTTGAGCAAAAAAAGATGGAGCCCTATCCGGCGGAGACGGTGGAGGCTGCTTTTGCACGAAACGTTAAATTTTTTAATGAACCGCAATTGCTTAATAGTTATCTTCAAAACTATAAGTTGTTAAAAGCCAACCTGCTAATGATGAGTTCCGGTAATTTTGGTGGCATTGATCTGGTCAATCTAAAAAATAAATTATTGTAA
- a CDS encoding helix-turn-helix domain-containing protein, whose protein sequence is MKSLGKKIRLLRHQKGWSQEDVAKRLDISIPAFSKIETGITDINLSRLEQISALFEMSVVQLLTFNDHEQEQKFVNELEIVNKKLTDREIEIIDLQKKVIELFEELRLNKATA, encoded by the coding sequence ATGAAATCATTAGGAAAAAAAATCAGGTTATTACGCCATCAAAAGGGATGGAGCCAGGAAGATGTTGCTAAAAGATTAGACATTTCTATACCTGCTTTTTCTAAAATCGAAACCGGAATCACAGATATTAACTTGTCTCGCCTTGAGCAAATTTCAGCATTATTTGAAATGAGCGTTGTTCAGTTGCTTACGTTTAACGATCACGAGCAGGAACAAAAGTTTGTTAACGAACTGGAAATTGTCAACAAAAAGCTAACTGACAGAGAAATTGAGATAATAGATCTTCAGAAAAAGGTTATTGAGCTTTTTGAAGAACTGCGTTTAAACAAAGCTACCGCTTAA
- a CDS encoding N-acetyltransferase, with protein MTVIEVTDSKTKKAFLDVARVIYKNDDNWVCPLDNDVEAVFDPKKNNFHQFGIINRWIMKDASGNLIGRIAAFVNNKKAYNYEQPTGGTGFFECINNQEAANLLFDTAKNWLSQQGMKAMDGPINFGENDTFWGLLAEGFNQPSYGMNYHLPYYKNLFETYGFTTLYEQITNHLYTSVPFPERFEKIARWVAQKPGYEFKHLKVAEIEKFAADFIEIYNDGWQDFENFVPINYDTVLESFNKMKAIMDEKLIWFAYVNGEPASFNIVLPDANEMIKPLKGKLDLIGKLIFVYRRWRGVKRMRAIVMGTKKKFQNHGLESALFIQLRDYVLSLSQYDVLELSWVGDFNEKMVALHHSMGATFANKHLTMRYIFN; from the coding sequence ATGACGGTTATAGAAGTAACAGATAGCAAAACAAAAAAGGCTTTTTTAGATGTAGCCCGCGTGATCTATAAAAATGACGACAATTGGGTTTGCCCCCTCGACAACGATGTTGAAGCGGTATTTGATCCTAAAAAAAACAATTTCCACCAGTTTGGTATAATCAACAGGTGGATAATGAAAGATGCATCAGGTAACCTAATTGGGCGAATTGCTGCCTTTGTTAACAACAAAAAAGCTTACAATTATGAGCAGCCTACTGGTGGAACCGGATTTTTTGAATGCATTAACAACCAGGAAGCCGCCAATTTGTTATTTGATACCGCTAAAAACTGGCTAAGCCAACAAGGCATGAAAGCCATGGATGGCCCTATTAACTTTGGCGAAAATGATACGTTTTGGGGTTTGCTGGCCGAAGGCTTCAACCAGCCATCGTATGGCATGAACTACCACCTCCCTTATTACAAAAACCTGTTTGAAACCTACGGTTTTACAACGCTTTACGAGCAAATCACCAATCATTTATACACATCGGTTCCATTCCCTGAGCGTTTTGAGAAGATAGCTCGCTGGGTTGCCCAAAAACCCGGGTATGAATTTAAGCACCTAAAGGTTGCTGAAATAGAAAAATTTGCTGCCGATTTTATTGAAATTTACAACGATGGCTGGCAGGATTTTGAAAACTTTGTGCCTATCAACTATGATACGGTGTTGGAAAGTTTCAATAAAATGAAAGCCATTATGGATGAAAAGCTGATCTGGTTTGCCTACGTAAACGGAGAACCGGCATCTTTTAACATCGTATTGCCTGACGCCAACGAAATGATCAAACCACTAAAAGGCAAACTTGACCTGATAGGCAAACTTATTTTTGTTTACCGCAGATGGCGTGGTGTTAAACGCATGCGTGCCATTGTTATGGGCACAAAAAAGAAGTTCCAGAACCATGGACTGGAATCGGCATTATTTATTCAATTGCGCGATTATGTACTCTCATTGAGCCAATACGATGTACTGGAACTATCATGGGTGGGCGATTTTAATGAAAAAATGGTGGCCTTACACCATTCAATGGGGGCAACTTTTGCTAATAAACACTTAACTATGCGTTATATTTTCAATTAA
- the scpB gene encoding SMC-Scp complex subunit ScpB — translation MEQPELYIEALIFASEQSIRIEEIIYCLQMVFGRDYAIEEVKMYVYSIQRRYNENNTVIELVNINNGYQFLTKKTYHPIINLLQQQRSKKKLSQAALETLAVVAYKQPVTKTEIEQIRGVNCDYSIQKLLEKELINISGKSDSIGKPLLYSTSSQFMDYFGINNINELPNIKELTNDSSTIGEQAE, via the coding sequence ATGGAGCAGCCGGAACTTTATATAGAGGCATTGATCTTTGCATCAGAACAAAGCATACGCATTGAGGAGATAATTTACTGTTTGCAAATGGTTTTCGGGCGTGATTATGCTATTGAAGAGGTAAAGATGTACGTTTACAGCATACAGCGACGATACAACGAGAATAATACCGTTATTGAACTGGTGAATATTAATAACGGATATCAGTTTCTAACCAAAAAAACTTACCACCCGATAATAAACTTACTACAGCAACAACGTAGTAAAAAGAAGCTGAGCCAGGCAGCTTTAGAAACGCTTGCGGTAGTGGCTTATAAGCAGCCGGTAACTAAAACAGAGATAGAACAGATACGTGGTGTTAATTGCGATTACTCTATACAAAAGCTGCTGGAGAAGGAGCTGATCAACATTTCGGGCAAATCAGACAGTATTGGAAAACCCTTGCTTTACAGCACCAGTAGCCAGTTTATGGATTACTTCGGCATTAATAACATAAATGAATTACCTAACATAAAGGAACTTACAAACGACTCATCAACCATTGGCGAGCAGGCGGAATAA
- a CDS encoding ferritin-like domain-containing protein, with product MKTESLLDKADANLGRRSFLRYAAAGMAGAGVLAAGACTKGDPYYDNLGKRQPYDIGPVGDFAILNYAYALEQLEAAFYTQVVANMYTGASADEIAMFKDIRDHEIAHREFFKLALGANAMESLTPDFGAVNFTSKASVVATAQAFEDLGVSAYNGAGYLIKSADYLLIAGKIVSVEARHAAYIRNLANPGSFADGTILDGFGMDKTNTIAGVLKIANGFLKTKISAREYGYTA from the coding sequence ATGAAAACAGAATCACTACTTGACAAGGCCGACGCCAATTTAGGCAGGCGGTCTTTTTTACGCTACGCGGCAGCGGGTATGGCCGGAGCAGGTGTTTTGGCAGCCGGAGCGTGTACCAAAGGAGACCCATACTATGACAACCTAGGTAAAAGACAACCCTACGATATAGGTCCGGTTGGAGACTTTGCCATTTTAAATTATGCTTACGCGTTAGAGCAATTAGAGGCAGCATTTTACACACAGGTAGTGGCTAACATGTACACAGGCGCATCTGCTGATGAAATTGCGATGTTCAAAGATATACGTGACCACGAAATAGCCCACCGTGAGTTTTTTAAATTAGCGTTAGGCGCTAACGCCATGGAATCATTAACGCCCGACTTTGGTGCTGTGAACTTTACCAGCAAAGCCAGTGTAGTAGCAACTGCACAAGCGTTTGAAGACTTGGGCGTATCCGCTTACAACGGTGCAGGGTATTTGATCAAAAGTGCTGATTATTTACTTATCGCAGGTAAAATTGTATCTGTTGAGGCTCGCCACGCAGCTTATATCCGCAATCTGGCCAATCCGGGCAGTTTTGCTGACGGAACCATTCTTGACGGCTTTGGTATGGATAAAACCAATACAATTGCCGGAGTATTAAAAATTGCCAACGGCTTTTTGAAAACAAAGATCAGTGCACGCGAATATGGTTACACCGCTTAA
- a CDS encoding ferritin-like domain-containing protein: MNLLNIIEEIEKVDPEFNDRISPRRAAIRNITSFGTKVAVAALPFAFTTLFKKAYGQTAPVSVADVLNYALKLEYLEAAFYNQGATSSLAFSSTEQAYVATIRGHENAHVTFLKNALGNAAVAQSTQGVNGVYDFTAGGTFPTVFTSVDTFFAVAQALEDTGVRAYKGQAANLQKDANALTAALNIHSVEARHAAAVRQIRRMRGGAGASTKPWITGANDTGITAVNGNYSGEDNVTQGPVTITSLDGVGAKISVSAATESFDEPLTMAQVVALVTPFGVK; the protein is encoded by the coding sequence ATGAACTTACTGAACATAATAGAAGAAATTGAAAAGGTTGATCCGGAATTTAATGACAGGATAAGCCCACGCCGCGCTGCAATCAGAAACATTACCAGCTTTGGCACTAAAGTAGCAGTTGCAGCTTTGCCGTTTGCATTTACAACATTATTTAAAAAAGCATACGGCCAAACCGCGCCTGTTTCTGTTGCTGATGTATTAAATTATGCGCTAAAATTAGAATATCTTGAAGCTGCGTTTTACAATCAGGGTGCTACATCTTCTCTGGCATTTTCAAGTACAGAGCAGGCCTACGTAGCAACCATCAGAGGCCACGAAAACGCGCACGTTACGTTTTTGAAAAATGCTTTGGGTAACGCTGCTGTAGCCCAATCAACTCAAGGTGTAAATGGCGTTTATGATTTTACAGCGGGAGGTACTTTCCCTACTGTATTTACCAGCGTTGATACATTTTTTGCTGTGGCACAGGCTTTAGAAGATACAGGCGTGCGTGCTTACAAAGGCCAGGCGGCTAATCTTCAAAAAGATGCAAATGCGCTAACGGCTGCATTGAACATTCACTCAGTAGAAGCGCGCCATGCTGCTGCTGTTCGCCAGATCCGCAGAATGCGCGGAGGTGCGGGTGCAAGCACCAAACCTTGGATAACCGGTGCAAATGATACAGGTATAACAGCTGTTAACGGCAATTATTCTGGAGAGGATAATGTTACACAGGGACCGGTAACCATTACTTCCTTAGATGGAGTTGGCGCCAAAATATCGGTTAGTGCGGCAACAGAAAGTTTTGACGAGCCACTAACTATGGCACAAGTTGTAGCATTGGTTACTCCTTTCGGCGTAAAGTAA
- the mqnC gene encoding cyclic dehypoxanthinyl futalosine synthase produces MNTADLLLRALAFDFLSLEEGVYLYHNAPTAELAYVANELRKKQVPHGKVTWQIDRNVNTTNVCIANCKFCNFFRRPGHPDSYITDIETYKQKIEETFRYGGDQLLLQGGHHPDLGLQFYTDLFKQLKELYPTLKLHSLGPPEIAHVSKLENMSHYDVLSAMKDAGLDSLPGAGAEILNDRVRRLISKGKCGGQEWLDVMRAAHKLNLPTSATMMFGHVETIEERFEHLVWIRQVQSEKPEGHYGFTAFIPWPFQDDGTLLRKVRGITNNVSGDEYIRMIALSRIMLPNVKNIQASWLTVGKQVAQLCLHAGANDFGSIMIEENVVSAAGAPHRFTAKGIQDSIKDAGFEPQLRNQKYEWRDTPAQLEEQVINY; encoded by the coding sequence ATGAATACAGCCGATCTGTTACTGCGCGCCTTAGCATTTGATTTTTTGAGTTTGGAAGAAGGCGTTTACCTTTATCATAACGCCCCTACCGCCGAGTTGGCTTATGTAGCTAATGAGCTTCGTAAAAAGCAGGTGCCACATGGTAAAGTTACCTGGCAGATAGACAGGAACGTTAACACAACCAACGTTTGTATCGCTAATTGCAAGTTCTGTAACTTTTTCCGCAGGCCCGGTCACCCAGATAGCTACATAACGGATATTGAAACATATAAACAAAAAATAGAAGAAACTTTCCGCTATGGCGGTGATCAGTTACTTTTACAAGGCGGCCACCACCCTGATCTGGGTTTACAGTTTTATACTGATCTGTTTAAACAATTAAAAGAACTCTACCCTACTTTAAAGCTTCACTCATTAGGTCCACCGGAAATTGCGCACGTGTCCAAACTGGAAAACATGAGCCACTACGATGTGCTTAGCGCCATGAAAGATGCAGGATTAGATTCTTTACCTGGCGCAGGTGCCGAAATTTTGAATGATCGTGTACGTCGCCTCATATCAAAAGGTAAATGCGGCGGACAAGAATGGCTGGATGTTATGCGTGCTGCCCATAAACTAAATTTGCCGACTTCAGCTACCATGATGTTCGGCCATGTTGAAACCATTGAAGAACGCTTTGAACACCTGGTTTGGATACGTCAGGTACAGTCAGAAAAACCCGAAGGACATTACGGTTTTACAGCATTTATACCATGGCCTTTCCAAGACGATGGTACCTTATTACGTAAGGTGCGTGGCATAACCAATAATGTATCAGGCGATGAATATATCCGCATGATAGCGCTCAGCCGCATTATGCTGCCTAACGTTAAAAATATTCAGGCATCGTGGCTAACCGTTGGTAAACAGGTTGCTCAGTTATGTTTACATGCCGGCGCTAATGATTTCGGTTCTATTATGATAGAGGAAAACGTGGTATCGGCAGCCGGAGCGCCCCACCGTTTCACAGCGAAAGGTATTCAGGATTCCATAAAAGACGCAGGTTTTGAACCGCAGTTACGTAACCAGAAATATGAGTGGCGGGATACACCGGCCCAATTGGAAGAGCAGGTTATTAACTACTAA
- a CDS encoding ATP-binding cassette domain-containing protein gives MQLLFSIKNATVKMLGNTIFTDLNFNIGKGQHWAIVGESGSGKSALLQTIAGNLNATGGIISYPFFDEYLIEHPEQRGYITHHKLIALVEPRHHFRNLSNTTEFYYQQRYNSSDSEDALTVEQYLDTIKPLTGSNSYWTREKIISVLKLENLMHKQLIKLSNGEGKRLRMAAALMKNPVLLLLDSPLTGLDVDTRNHFNEIISEIAASGITIIMATSPYEMPDVITNVAVLKNGSISSQMKKSEFNAERSAIVKNTTIANNEIQALLNLRSIEPYQQIVSMKQVAIKYGENVVLNNVNWEVKQGERWALLGHNGAGKSTLLSLINGDNPQAYANHIILFDRKRGSGESIWDIKKKTGFVSPELHQYFPTDNSCLQVIESGYYDTLGLFRPSNPKQADNALRWMKALEIDQYARVLLKNIPASAQRLCLLARALIKNPPLLIFDEPCQGMDEHQISHFKKLVDTICSLSNVTLIYVTHYQHEIPDSVTKVLKLEKGEVVGY, from the coding sequence ATGCAATTACTATTTTCTATCAAAAACGCCACGGTAAAAATGTTGGGCAATACCATTTTTACTGATCTTAATTTCAACATTGGTAAAGGGCAACATTGGGCCATTGTTGGCGAAAGCGGCTCAGGCAAGAGTGCGTTATTGCAAACCATTGCAGGTAACCTCAATGCAACAGGCGGCATTATCAGCTACCCTTTTTTTGACGAGTACCTGATTGAACATCCCGAACAGCGCGGTTACATTACACATCATAAATTAATTGCCCTGGTTGAGCCGCGCCATCATTTCCGGAATTTATCAAACACAACCGAATTCTATTATCAGCAACGTTACAACTCGTCCGACTCGGAAGACGCGCTAACCGTTGAGCAATATCTTGATACCATTAAACCTTTAACGGGAAGCAACAGCTACTGGACCCGCGAAAAGATAATATCGGTTTTGAAGTTGGAAAACCTGATGCACAAACAACTCATCAAACTTTCAAACGGTGAGGGCAAACGTTTACGCATGGCCGCGGCCTTGATGAAAAACCCGGTGTTACTGCTACTGGATAGCCCGCTTACCGGCCTGGATGTTGATACGCGAAACCATTTTAATGAAATTATTAGTGAAATTGCAGCATCGGGCATTACCATAATAATGGCTACATCACCTTATGAAATGCCTGACGTTATAACTAATGTGGCCGTATTGAAAAATGGCAGCATCAGTTCACAAATGAAAAAAAGTGAGTTTAATGCAGAGCGTTCAGCAATAGTTAAAAATACAACCATCGCCAACAATGAAATACAAGCGCTGTTGAATTTACGTTCAATTGAACCTTATCAGCAAATAGTGAGCATGAAGCAGGTTGCCATTAAATATGGCGAAAACGTAGTGCTGAACAACGTGAACTGGGAGGTAAAACAGGGTGAACGCTGGGCATTATTAGGGCATAATGGTGCGGGTAAATCAACTTTATTAAGTCTGATCAATGGTGATAATCCGCAGGCCTACGCTAATCACATTATACTATTTGACAGAAAGCGTGGCAGCGGCGAGAGCATTTGGGATATAAAAAAGAAAACAGGCTTTGTATCGCCCGAACTGCATCAATATTTTCCTACCGATAATAGTTGTTTACAGGTAATTGAATCGGGCTATTATGACACGCTTGGATTATTCAGACCCAGCAATCCAAAGCAAGCAGATAACGCGCTGCGATGGATGAAAGCATTGGAAATTGATCAATATGCCCGTGTGCTGCTTAAAAACATACCGGCCAGTGCGCAGCGCCTTTGTTTGTTGGCCCGGGCCTTAATAAAGAATCCGCCCCTGCTTATTTTTGACGAACCCTGTCAGGGTATGGATGAACACCAGATTTCTCATTTCAAAAAACTGGTTGATACCATTTGCAGCTTAAGCAATGTAACACTCATTTATGTAACCCACTATCAGCATGAAATACCGGATAGTGTTACTAAAGTATTGAAATTGGAGAAAGGCGAGGTGGTTGGTTATTAG
- a CDS encoding PA2169 family four-helix-bundle protein, whose translation MENTKEAISILNDLIEINNDRVKGFEKALNDVEGDAELRATFTEKIGESHHLKMQLAKEVEVLGGEAETGTSVSGTIHRTWLDMKAKFTGHDEHSILEDCEFGEDAILKAYKSAIADEHLPAYLRDILNDQVTVLQASHDEIKALRDSTVQ comes from the coding sequence ATGGAAAATACAAAAGAAGCAATATCGATACTGAATGATCTCATAGAGATCAACAATGATCGTGTAAAAGGATTTGAGAAAGCTTTAAACGATGTGGAAGGCGATGCTGAATTAAGAGCAACTTTCACTGAAAAGATTGGCGAGAGCCATCATTTAAAAATGCAGTTAGCCAAAGAAGTAGAAGTTTTAGGCGGCGAAGCAGAAACCGGAACAAGTGTTAGTGGTACAATTCACCGTACCTGGTTAGACATGAAAGCTAAATTTACAGGTCATGATGAGCACTCTATACTGGAAGACTGCGAGTTTGGCGAAGATGCTATATTGAAAGCATACAAAAGCGCCATTGCTGATGAGCATCTACCTGCCTACCTGCGTGATATTTTAAACGACCAGGTAACTGTGTTACAGGCATCTCATGATGAGATCAAAGCTTTGCGCGATAGCACCGTGCAGTAA
- a CDS encoding RNA polymerase sigma factor, producing the protein MNKELRDSTPTDSEVILGILNNSEAALKKLYVAYFPMVLQLIVNNSGDEDDAKDIYQEAIIVLYNKVKAGDFELSSKLKTYIYSVCRRLWLKRLSHINRYGGDIKDFQDFLPVEEEDFEKHEARDVQFKKMESALQLLGEPCKTIMEDFYIHNRSMQEICERFGYTNADNAKTQKYKCLQRLKKLFFQQQ; encoded by the coding sequence GTGAACAAGGAGCTAAGAGATTCAACGCCAACAGACAGCGAAGTAATTTTAGGTATACTTAACAACTCGGAGGCAGCGCTAAAAAAGTTATATGTTGCCTATTTTCCGATGGTTTTACAGCTGATTGTAAATAACAGCGGCGACGAAGACGACGCAAAGGATATTTATCAGGAAGCTATAATAGTTCTTTATAATAAGGTCAAGGCAGGAGATTTTGAGCTGAGCAGTAAGCTCAAAACTTATATCTACTCGGTTTGCCGGCGCTTGTGGTTGAAAAGACTTAGCCACATTAACCGTTACGGGGGAGATATAAAGGATTTTCAGGATTTTTTACCCGTAGAGGAAGAGGATTTTGAAAAGCACGAGGCCCGCGATGTACAATTCAAAAAAATGGAAAGTGCATTGCAATTACTTGGCGAACCCTGCAAAACCATTATGGAAGATTTTTATATACATAACAGATCAATGCAGGAGATCTGTGAGCGATTTGGCTATACCAACGCAGATAATGCCAAAACACAAAAGTATAAATGCCTGCAAAGGCTGAAAAAGTTGTTTTTTCAGCAGCAATAA